From Rubripirellula reticaptiva, the proteins below share one genomic window:
- a CDS encoding BON domain-containing protein has product MSTSILIADDLESSSIEPSIVASAIQSDFEGDERLAVGSLKVEMNGGLVTLSGQVDSLQDKNLASRIAKRTLGVEAVLNQILVRTSDRPDDAIRKDVLKVLHITDSVDKPQIVVDVTAGEVAMTGKVDSLSEKRIAEFTASGVRGVTNVVNQMTVNLLTPRSDQQLREEVNALLVQSVYLDDADVEVNVQDHIAMLSGKVSTAEMKDRLEEVAEVRGIKKVDVSRVEVDPSSADGTRRKSRYADVTDEKISDALLRVLHADPVVFGEADAISASVDSGIVTLTGSVTRLRIKEKSERLAMDVIGVQQVSNELKIEFSDRSPSDSDIIRETQEAVRLSAYLDRRDVRVHCQRAHVSLYGIVESETEKQIAGWLAGGVTGVVHVNNSLAVENNWKEKSDKKIKEDLERKLKFALFDTSNQIEVTVENGVAILRGEVDTWRQWQAVLDLTVEAGAKHPHSLINVRYHPPHGASRIYVPR; this is encoded by the coding sequence GTGAGCACCAGTATTTTGATCGCGGATGATCTTGAATCCTCGTCGATCGAACCCAGTATTGTCGCTTCCGCAATCCAATCCGACTTTGAGGGCGATGAACGACTGGCTGTTGGTTCGCTTAAGGTCGAAATGAACGGCGGCCTTGTCACTCTATCGGGGCAAGTTGATAGTTTGCAAGATAAGAACCTCGCCTCGCGCATCGCCAAACGGACTCTTGGTGTGGAAGCCGTCCTCAACCAAATTCTAGTGAGAACATCGGATCGACCCGACGATGCGATTCGAAAAGACGTGCTGAAGGTCCTGCACATCACTGACAGTGTTGACAAGCCACAAATCGTTGTCGACGTGACCGCAGGTGAAGTTGCGATGACGGGCAAAGTCGATTCGCTATCGGAAAAGCGAATTGCCGAGTTCACTGCCTCGGGCGTTCGCGGTGTGACGAATGTCGTGAATCAAATGACGGTCAACTTGTTGACGCCTCGCAGCGATCAGCAACTGCGTGAAGAGGTCAATGCATTGCTCGTTCAATCGGTTTATCTAGACGACGCCGACGTCGAAGTGAACGTCCAGGATCACATCGCAATGTTGTCCGGCAAAGTCAGCACGGCGGAGATGAAGGATCGTCTAGAGGAAGTTGCAGAGGTTAGAGGCATCAAAAAAGTTGATGTAAGCAGAGTTGAAGTTGATCCAAGTTCGGCTGACGGTACGCGTCGCAAATCACGCTACGCGGATGTGACGGACGAAAAGATCAGCGATGCCCTTTTGCGAGTACTCCATGCGGATCCGGTCGTTTTCGGCGAAGCGGATGCGATTTCAGCCAGTGTTGATTCTGGCATTGTCACGTTGACCGGTTCCGTTACACGACTACGAATCAAGGAAAAATCGGAACGATTGGCGATGGACGTGATCGGCGTTCAGCAAGTGTCGAACGAACTGAAGATCGAGTTTTCTGACCGATCGCCTAGCGATAGCGACATCATCCGAGAAACACAGGAAGCCGTTCGATTGAGCGCGTATCTCGACCGCCGCGATGTTCGAGTCCATTGCCAGCGTGCGCACGTCAGTCTGTACGGCATCGTCGAGAGCGAGACCGAAAAACAAATCGCTGGCTGGCTCGCTGGTGGTGTGACAGGCGTGGTTCATGTCAACAACTCGCTGGCTGTCGAGAACAACTGGAAGGAGAAGAGCGACAAGAAGATAAAGGAAGACTTGGAGCGAAAACTTAAGTTTGCCCTGTTTGACACCAGCAATCAGATTGAGGTGACAGTCGAAAACGGTGTCGCGATCCTGCGTGGTGAAGTCGATACATGGCGTCAATGGCAAGCCGTGCTGGACTTGACCGTGGAAGCTGGAGCAAAGCATCCGCACAGCTTGATTAACGTTCGATACCATCCTCCGCATGGTGCCTCGCGAATCTACGTTCCGCGATAG